The Benincasa hispida cultivar B227 chromosome 9, ASM972705v1, whole genome shotgun sequence genome has a segment encoding these proteins:
- the LOC120087063 gene encoding translation initiation factor eIF-2B subunit alpha, producing MWWRSASFILDKQQAEGVSKPPETLSISPPAQSSMADAFQHTNPKISAYYQSRAAHTAVVTSDWLAQAQAAVGFQTDDHILSETDARNSESGKPFSVIDEFNNWRKQPDLAEAVAAIRALAAVIRSSQATTMMELEIELKKASDSLKSWDTTSISLTAGCDLFMRYVTRTSALEYEDFKSAKSRLIERAEKFGEISCKARRIIAMLSQDFIFDGCTILVHGFSRVVMEVLRLAAQNKKLFRVFCTEGRPDRTGLRLSNELAKLDVPVKLLIDSAVAYTMDEVDMVLVGADGVVESGGIINMMGTYQIALVAHSMNKPVYVAAESYKFARLYPLDQKDMAPALRPIDFGVPIPSKVEVEKSARDYTPPQYLTLLFTDLGVLSPSVVSDELIQLYL from the exons ATGTGGTGGAGATCGGCATCTTTCATTCTCGACAAGCAGCAGGCTGAAGGCGTTTCAAAGCCCCCCGAAACCCTTTCTATCTCCCCACCCGCCCAATCTTCTATGGCGGACGCATTTCAGCACACTAACCCTAAAATCTCAGCCTATTACCAAAGTAGGGCTGCCCACACCGCCGTCGTCACCAGTGATTGGCTCGCTCAGGCGCAGGCCGCTGTCGGATTCCAAACCGATGACCATATACTGTCGGAAACTGATGCCAGGAACTCTGAATCCGGTAAGCCGTTCAGTGTGATCGATGAGTTTAATAACTGGAGGAAACAGCCGGATTTGGCCGAGGCCGTTGCAGCTATTCGGGCTTTGGCGGCTGTAATAAGGTCTAGTCAGGCTACGACTATGATGGAGCTCGAAATTGAGCTGAAAAAGGCTTCGGACTCTCTAAAA TCTTGGGATACAACTTCGATATCATTAACAGCTGGCTGTGATTTGTTCATGCGGTATGTAACTCGAACATCGGCTTTAGAATATGAGGACTTCAAGTCTGCTAAATCTCGCCTGATTGAACGTGCAGAGAAGTTTGGGGAGATATCCTGTAAG GCACGGAGAATTATTGCAATGCTTAGTCAGGATTTCATTTTTGATGGCTGTACAATTTTGGTCCATGGCTTCTCTAGAGTTGTTATGGAAGTTCTGAGGTTGGCTGCACAGAATAAGAAGCTCTTTAGAGTGTTTTGCACAG AAGGAAGACCGGACAGGACAGGTTTGCGTTTATCCAACGAGCTAGCTAAACTTGATGTCCCTGTAAAGCTCCTTATTGACTCAGCAGTAGCGTATACAATGGATGAGGTTGATATGGTTCTTGTTGGGGCTGACGGAGTTGTTGAGAGTGGAGGCATAATCAATATGATGGGCACATATCAGATTGCATTAGTGGCACATAGCATGAACAAACCGGTGTATGTGGCCGCTGAGAGTTACAAG TTTGCTCGACTCTACCCATTGGATCAGAAAGACATGGCCCCTGCTCTGCGTCCTATAGATTTTGGGGTTCCTATCCCAtccaaggttgaagttgaaaaatcTGCTCGAGACTATACTCCTCCTCAATACCTTACTCTTCTCTTTACAGATTTGGGAGTTCTCTCTCCATCTGTGGTGAGTGACGAACTCATCCAACTATATTTATAG